In Bombus affinis isolate iyBomAffi1 chromosome 8, iyBomAffi1.2, whole genome shotgun sequence, the following proteins share a genomic window:
- the LOC126919092 gene encoding NBAS subunit of NRZ tethering complex-like isoform X1, which produces MVNSNESSNKPILYELLEYFIREQEPELIKCKNDSVILPTTGTIKNALRYLNNRYSLPESISQQISLTLPWKFAIGDHGRLLAVLQENVIEIRKAKDEYSSVVGKASVPKDAFPQWRKLVWSPDGTLLVLASSNGYASFYNALGNNIFNISPKTISQNPHILEAGDAIASMIFLKPRTQSDKWSYEFMLITYSGLLKSYHISTTNEFEANYEFSFGTFYKNGINAVVYDEKHSLFYVAGNTISQKLMSTASDSGLTSWRPLNEYPYCKLSFTFNDESKTKSRFSIWNIIPTLNLQPESIIFKVKISPNNRFLTCLHTDGSISLWRLPTLLIQRKWKLSEQPDFNIPNPLGHAKTKKFPPGVTEFHPIDIGWWSEEAIIITRCSGSTSVCSTTDLKNLLGSSPEFLAGQPQIHELGSDRGFLCLDCETYITSKKRNRESNTESQTSEASSESEEESDELQPASILNYTTNLMQSTLYSITDIERFQPKKKKSRVLFRTYRILGLKSTTPEELYSRKIDIEEYEEALALANTYNLDTDLVYQTQWRKSELSLNAIQEHLSKVTKRSWVLHECITRVPDTIEAARELLNFGLKGANLETLVAIGTCDNGKFVIDNIDEEWSEMDEASISLRQIQKINQVLEKIDIKHLSDAQKDLIKYRRKLLDHLDKLLTYEIILNSSLKYDKNFYEEFRQLSAVENAIKFAKDGDCRGVEIMFTYYGECLLPHWLAIISFFPETLNPLKYKKLLPECDIDGQLFLFDQRELRQKDWAEKAEFNEIINLESDDKSQSLYEYDPSLTIYRNTLLTPELLQKWYESRAYQIERNSCMIDNALQLIKIAKLHNINGLDNLLLDLETLDDIIYKIYIEDLSLDQLQKLSNLEKIKLLMSMTSEESFVDDIKSFLLSFIKRRSQYLGGELQRHLFSDYLVSISKEDLKLPVKLFEYLKQSQDDEILQMIENIAILALDCIYACNDPNMYEKATRIVDSIAKDREMRRIDAINTLLEELDKELECTKILNKYGVKTTLHVLRKNKSNPDAAKQLLIQMARSLNKRVPPPDEKQWAQLLNEMLEIHGLIFTCIDIEICFEICVSARLVSGVKSNIQNCTALIETKKNEQSLLKVSYEKTVNLILDASKEYFNSSKSLTDSNMELARACLHLIIDDNAQIKEEYDLINSLQILNEFYIDILPLQVRLMQDRLQLIKDCLNKRVDAHKSRQRLLTLANYLRIERNNSRMREGKVLELIAKKALEVKDFNVCAATCQQLMQNNYIPAWTVTLELGFCGDYEDLKTRQKCLWFAINNGPSDMLSKALDQIYLIEIQMLHKNLELWIPSALLSDDFNDSEDADSEDEFIDALTTPQIETKEFVPKVLEASTEIVKTSANVMKDSAFSLIKNISDTNFWKSRLKFNFSNNQDNDTRYENPIEDDDIQSFPCFYEDLHKNCKLSELDTKYVNYSMPDLQNTQLKCCRALLRITMLNETFCYGLEVSDINHLFLECTKYTIQQDWLLGMAYLFSVHKNYIEEIHNVLMELPQTMLYIQTSVYYYCLELYKSIYKDYYFTDLYSFNPLSLILKTMNTAHKCKNFDIYKPFEYWQTCLFKSCGINKTEFLELHHDIKTENDDKIEDHKKLDEFNIVQTQSSSVSIGKSKGEEISTENSRRNEKDKIKMSSSESNDKNDIEWTDNWGNFSDEDIIENVGNKKDILNKELCIENNTSLIKDIGECITEKDRFEAFEKIFSKIRNVDHFYEAKKLLLQWPQFEDSQYTKVNKHPILKMMKLVNAFIMEKDKNKHSKQSFEEYKELIEGLSSTNVLKEFLNTEEIPLEHAIYIRLDMDNSEFHEEAVNILMERHKELTLSAPILEMLFLKNLTAYFDPNHEIFGRIIEHVFVNRSLTDVKENAEILIQELKKGKHIAHALCIIRLMEDIPPSLATFGTCCELLMRK; this is translated from the exons ATGGTTAATTCAAACGAGTCATCAAATAAACCAATACTTTATGAAttgttagaatattttattCGCGAGCAAGAGCCAGAATTAATA AAATGCAAAAATGATTCTGTAATATTGCCTACGACAGGGACAATAAAAAATGCACTTAGATATCTTAACAATAGGTATTCTTTACCAGAAAGTATATCACAACAAATTAGTCTTACTCTACCATGGAAATTTGCAATTGGAGATCATGGACGTTTACTTGCTGTTTTACAAGAAAATGTCATAGAAATTCGAAAAGCAAAAGATGAATATTCTTCAGTTGTTGGGAAAGCTTCCG taCCAAAGGATGCTTTCCCACAATGGCGTAAACTAGTTTGGAGTCCAGATGGGACACTTTTAGTATTAGCATCTAGCAATGGTTATGCTTCCTTTTACAATGCCCTGgggaacaatatttttaatatcagtCCAAAAACAATATCCCAAAATCCTCATATTTTAGAAGCTGGTGATGCAATAGCTTCTATGATATTTCTCAAACCAAGGACACAGTCTGACAAATGGTCTTATGAATTTATGTTAATCACATACAGCGGTTTACTCAAATCATATCACATTTCAACAACTAATGAATTTGAAGCaaattatgaattttctttTGGCACCTTTTATAAAAATGGAATAAATGCTGTTGTTTATGATGAAAAACATAGCTTATTTTATGTTGCTGGAAATACAATATCACAGAAATTAATG TCAACAGCTTCAGACAGTGGATTAACATCTTGGCGCCCCCTGAATGAATATCCATATTGCAAGTTGTCATTTACTTTCAATGATGAATCGAAAACTAAGTCAAGATTTTCCATATGGAACATTATCCCCACATTAAACTTGCAACCAGAATCTAtcatatttaaagtaaaaatCTCTCCAAATAATAGATTTTTAACATGTTTACATACAGATGGTTCAATATCTTTATGGAGATTACCAACTTTGTTGATAcaaagaaaatggaaattatCAGAGCAACCAGACTTTAATATACCTAATCCTTTAGGACATGCAAAAACAAAAAAGTTTCCACCAGGTGTTACTGAATTCCATCCAATAGATATTGGCTGGTGGTCAGAAGAG GCAATTATAATTACAAGATGTTCTGGATCCACTTCTGTATGTTCTACAACCGACTTAAAGAATCTTTTAGGTTCAAGCCCTGAATTTTTAGCTGGGCAACCACAAATACATGAACTTGGTTCAGATCGAGGTTTTTTATGTCTAGATTGTGAAACATACATAACAAGTAAAAAACGGAACAGAGAATCTAATACAGAAAGTCAAACATCAG AAGCCTCTTCAGAAAGTGAAGAAGAAAGTGATGAACTACAACCAGCtagtatattaaattatacaacTAATTTAATGCAAAGTACCTTGTATTCTATCACTGACATTGAAAGATTTCAGCCTAAAAAGAAGAAGTCAAGAGTATTATTTAGAACATATAGAATCCTTGGACTTAAAAGTACTACACCTGAAGAACTTTATTCAAGAAAAATTGATATAGAG GAATATGAAGAGGCATTGGCTTTAGCAAATACATATAATTTGGATACAGATTTGGTATATCAGACACAATGGAGAAAATCTGAATTATCATTAAATGCTATTCAAGAACATTTAAGTAAAGTTACAAAAAGATCTTGGGTCTTACATGAATGCATTACTCGAGTTCCAGATACTATCGAAGCAGCAAGAGAATTATTAAATTTTGGTTTAAAAGGTGCTAACCTGGAAACTTTAGTAGCAATTGGAACTTGTGACAATGGAAAATTTGTAATAGATAATATTGATGAAGAGTGGAGTGAAATGGATGAAGCTAGTATAAGCTTAAGACAGATACAGAAAATAAATCAAGTGCTGGAAAAGATCGATATTAAACATTTATCTGACGCTCAAAaggatttaattaaatatagaaGGAAGCTTCTAGATCATCTAGATAAGTTACTTACATACGAGATTATTTTAAATTCCTCGTTAAAGTACGATAAAAACTTTTACGAAGAATTTCGACAGCTTTCAGCTGTtgaaaatgcaattaaattTGCGAAGGATGGAGATTGTCGAGGAGTTGAAATTATGTTCACTTACTATGGTGAATGTTTGTTACCTCATTGGTTAGCTATTATTAGTTTCTTTCCAGAGACTTTAAATCCATTGAAGTATAAAAAACTTCTACCAGAATGCGACATTGATGGacaattatttctgtttgatCAGCGTGAATTACGACAAAAAGATTGGGCTGAGAAAGCTGAATTCAATGAGATAATTAACTTAGAAAGCGATGATAAATCACAATCACTTTATGAATATGATCCATCATTAACTATATACAGAAACACATTACTTACACCAGAATTGTTACAAAAATGGTACGAGTCACGAGCTTATCAGATCGAGAGGAATAGTTGTATGATTGATAATGCTTtgcaattaataaaaattgccaaattacataatattaatggATTAGACAATTTGTTGCTAGATTTGGAAACTTTAGACGATatcatttacaaaatttatatagaaGACCTATCTTTAGATCAATTACAAAAATTATCTAATTTGGAAAAAATTAAATTGCTAATGAGCATGACTAGTGAAGAAAGCTTTGTTGATGATATAAAAAGTTTCCTATTATcatttataaaaagaagaagtCAGTATCTGGGCGGAGAATTACAGAGACATTTATTTAGTGACTACTTAGTGTCTATTAGTAAAGAAGACTTAAAGTTACCAGTTAAACTTTTTGAATACTTAAAACAATCTCAAGATGATGAGATTCTTCAAATGATAGAGAATATTGCAATTTTAGCGTTAGATTGCATATACGCTTGCAATGATCCTAATATGTATGAAAAAGCAACACGTATTGTAGATTCCATCGCCAAAGATCGTGAAATGAGAAGAATAGATGCAATAAACACTCTACTAGAAGAGCTTGATAAAGAACTTGAATGtacaaaaattttaaataaatatggcGTTAAAACTACACTACATGTACTGCGAAAAAATAAGAGTAATCCTGATGCTGCAAAACAACTACTGATTCAAATGGCAAGAAGTTTAAACAAAAG AGTACCACCTCCAGATGAAAAACAATGGGCtcaattattaaatgaaatgttagaaattcatGGTCTAATTTTTACATGTATTGACATAGAAATTTGTTTTGAAATCTGTGTATCAGCACGTTTGGTATCAGGAGTTAAATctaacatacaaaattgcactGCTTTAATTGAGACTAAGAAAAATGAACAGTCTTTATTGAAAGTGTCTTATGAAAAAACAGTGAATTTAATTTTAGATGCTAGTAAGGAGTATTTTAATAGCTCAAAATCCTTAACTGACTCTAATATGGAATTAGCTAG aGCTTGCCTTCATCTAATCATAGATGATAATGCACAGATAAAAGAAGAGTACGATCTCATTAATTCGCTTCAAATTTTGAATGAATTTTATATTGATATATTACCACTTCAAGTGCGATTAATGCAAGACAGACTACAGTTGATAAAGGACTGTTTAAATAAGAGGGTAGATGCTCATAAAAGTCGTCAGAGATTATTAACGTTAGCGAATTACTTACGAATAGAGAGGAATAATAGTAGAATGCGGGAAGGAAAGGTTTTGGAGTTAATTGCAAAAAAAGCACTTGAG gtaAAGGACTTTAATGTTTGTGCTGCTACCTGTCAGCAATTAATGCAAAATAACTATATTCCTGCCTGGACAGTTACTTTAGAATTAGGATTTTGTGGAGATTACGAAGATCTGAAAACTAGGCAAAAATGTTTATGGTTTGCAATAAACAATGGACCTAGTGATATGCTGAGCAAAGCACTAgatcaaatatatttaatagaaatacaaatgttacataaaaatttagaattGTGGATACCTTCTGCTTTACTATCTGATGATTTCAATGATAGTGAAGACGCAGATAGTGAAGATGAATTTATAGATGCATTAACTACT CCGCAAATAGAAACTAAAGaatttgtcccaaaagttttgGAAGCTTCTACTGAGATAGTAAAAACTTCTGCAAATGTTATGAAAGATTCAGCATttagtttaataaaaaatataagcgACACAAATTTTTGGAAATCtagattaaaatttaatttctcaaaTAATCAGGATAATGACACAAGATATGAAAATCCTATAGAAGATGATGACATTCAAAGTTTCCCATGTTTTTATGAAgatttacataaaaattgtAAACTTAGTGAACTCGATACGAAATACGTAAATTATTCAATGCCAGATTTGCAAAATACACAGCTCAAATGCTGTCGTGCTCTTTTAAGGATAACTATGTTGAATGAAACATTTTGTTATGGTTTGGAAGTAAGTGATATTAATCACT tatttttaGAGTGTACAAAGTATACTATACAACAGGATTGGTTATTAGGCATGGCATATTTATTTAGTGTACATAAGAATTATATAGAAGAAATACATAATGTTTTAATGGAACTGCCACAAACAATGCTATACATACAAACTTCAGTGTATTATTATTGTTTGGAATTATACAAAAGCATATATAAAGATTATTATTTTACAGATTTATATTCGTTTAATCCATTGagtttaatattaaaaacaatGAATACAGCTCACAAATGCAAAAACTTTGACATTTATAAACCATTTGAATATTGGCAAACATGTTTATTTAAAAGTTGCGGAATAAATAAGACGGAATTTCTTGAGTTACATCACGACATTAAAACGGAAAACGACGATAAGATTGAAGATCATAAAAAGTTAGATGAATTTAATATTGTTCAAACACAAAGTTCAAGTGTATCTATTGGAAAATCAAAAGGGGAGGAAATTTCGACAGAAAATTCGCGACGTAACGAGAAAGATAAAATTAAGATGAGTTCATCTGAATCTAATGACAAAAATGATATAGAATGGACTGATAATTGGGGCAACTTTTCAGATGAAGATATAATAGAAAACGTAGGGAACAAAAAAGACATTTTAAATAAAGAACTGTGTATAGAAAATAATACTTCTCTAATAAAAGATATAGGGGAATGTATAACAGAAAAAGATCGCTTTGAAgcttttgaaaaaatatttagtaaAATAAGGAATGTTGATCATTTTTATGAGGCAAAGAAATTGTTATTACAATGGCCACAATTTGAAGATTCTCAATATACAAAAGTTAATAAACATCCAATTTTAAAAATGATGAAACTAGTTAATGCCTTTATTatggaaaaagataaaaataaacataGCAAACAAAGTTTTGAAGAATATAAAGAATTAATAGAAGGATTATCTTCAACAAAT GTCCTCAAAGAATTTTTGAACACAGAAGAAATTCCTCTTGAGCATGCAATTTATATTAGGTTGGATATGGATAATTCAGAATTTCATGAAGAAGCAGTAAATATTCTTATGGAAAGACATAAA gaATTAACATTGTCAGCACCAATACTAGAAAtgttatttttgaaaaatttaacgGCATACTTCGACCCGAATCACGAAATATTTGGTCGAATCATTGAACATGTCTTTGTGAATCGATCTCTAACAGATGTAAAGGAAAATGCAGAAATTCTTATACAAgaattaaaaaaaggaaaacataTAGCGCATGCCTTATGCATAATTAGATTAATGGAAGATATACCACCATCTTTAGCTACATTTGGTACTTGTTGCGAACTTCTAATgaggaaataa